The Verrucomicrobiota bacterium JB022 DNA segment GACGATCGTCGACGTGACGGAGCTGGGCGATGCCGTGCGCCCCGGCGAGCTGGCGACGCTGGTGGGCACACAGGGCGAAGAGCGCATCACGGTGGTAGAGTTTTCGCGCATGTCGGGCCAGGTGCCGTGGGAAGTCTTCTGCGGCGTTACCAAGCGCGTCGAACGCCTCTATAAGACGGACACGGCGGTTTAGGCTCTTTTGCTCATTTGCTGCTTCGCAAGTATTTGAATCTAAACTTTCTGTTGAACGGGCAGATATATAAGATACCCCCAGCTTCGATTCTGCTGTCATGTCGATTTTCCAAAATCTCCTGCGCAATACGGGCCTGATCAAGGACCGACCGGTTTCCAAATCTTCGACCTCGAAGGAGGCCCCCGCGTCGCAACCCGCCAGTCGCATCGATTTTAGCCAGGAGAGGCCGGAACTCGACCCCAAGGAGGGCCTGCGGCAAATCACCTCGCGCTACAACCGCAACGTGGGCGATTGCCTGCCGGTGGGGCGCAGTCAGGTGTTGGAGAGGGTGCGCGTGCTGGAGAGCCTGCCTTCGCTCGCCTCACTTACCCGCACCCTGCAGGAAAACCTCTCCGACAAAGGCGCGGATCTGGAGCGGGTGACGAGCGTGATCGAAAAAGACACCGCCCTTACCAGTCGCATCCTCCGCCTGGCCAATAGCGCCTACTTTACGCAGGGCGAGCAGCTCACCTCCGTCTTTGAGGCCGTCGCCCGCCTCGGGATGACGCAGATCCGCAACATGGTGACGACCCACCGTGTGTTGCAGGACGCCCAGCACCTCGCCCCTAACTTCAACTGGCGCGTGCTCTGGATGCACAACGTGGCCGTCAGCATGGCCTCCGAGGACTTGTGCGACATTCTGGGCCTGGAGACGCCGCCCTTCCTCGCCGCTGGCGGCCTCGTGCACGACCTGGGCAAGGTTATCCTTTCCGATCTCTACCCCGACCACTACCTGCGGGTGCTCACACGCGCCTACGAGACGGCGCGCCCGCTGGTGATCGAAGAGCGCTCGCTTTTCAGCACCGACCACGAGGAAGTGGGCGCGGTCTTTGCCCGCGAGAGTGGCTTCCCGGAGAATTTGACGGCCATCATCGCCTTCCACCGTGCCCCGGAAAACGGCGGCGACTACGCGGTGCAGGCCTCGGTGGTGCAGCTCGCGAATTACTTTGTGAAGGTCTTCGGCCTCGGCTTCAGCGGCGACCGTACCTTCGCGGTCGATCACTACTCGCAGCTCAGCGGCTGGAAGGTGATCCGCGAGCAGTCGCATGCCTCCAACCTCCGCTACATCGAGCAGATGGACTCGCTGCTCAAGGTGAGCCTCGACACCTCCCGCTCCAAAATCCAGCGCGCGCTGCGCACCTGGTTCCAGTAGGGGGCGTCATGCCGGTACCGTCAGGCTCTGGCCGTTGTCTTCGGCGGAGAGACTGAGGATGTAGGGCACGGCCGTCGCGACCCAATCGGCCGGGGTGGGGCGGTCTTCGGCCGCGCGGCCCCAGATCGTGCGCAGCATCTCGGTATTGACCGTGCCCGGGCTCAGCGGGATTACTGCCATGCCGGCAGGCACCTCCTGCGCCACGGCTTTGCTCAAGCCCTCGATCGCCCATTTGCTCGCGCAATACGGGGCCATCTCCGCAATGCCCATGCGGCCGGAGCCCGAGCTGAGGTTGATCACGATGCCGCTGGCGAGGGCGATCATCGCTGGCAGGAAGGCTCGCATCACGCGCGTTACGCCCAGCACGTTGACCTCGAACAGTTGCGCCAGCTCTTCTTCCGAGATCTCCCAGAGCGGTTGCTTGCGCAGGATCACCGCAGCGTTGTTGATCAACAGGTCGGGCGGCCCGCCCTCGGCCAGCACACCCTCTGTCCAGGCCGCAACCGCTGCCGGGTCGGCCACATCGACGCGGGCCCATTGGTGGGGCGCGCCGTGGGCAGCTTGCAGCTCGGCCACGGCCTCGGCGTTGCGCCCGCAGCCGTAGACGGTGTGCCCTGCGGCGATGAAGCCCTCCGCCAGCGCACGGCCGATGCCCTTCGTCGCGCCGGTGATCACGATTCTACGTTCCGCCATGCTGCGACTTTAGCCCGAGTCGGGGCGGAGGTAAAGGCACGCGTGGCAGCTTTGCGCAGGGTGGCGACGCTTTCCGGTTGTGCTGATCGCGCGCGTGCGGCAGCTTTGGGCGCATGGACCTCGTCAATAACTTGTCGATCGCGGAAGAAGTGGCGCGCAAGGCCGGTCGCCTGTTGCAGGAAGGGCGGGCGCAGCTCAACCGCGTGAAGGTGGAAGAAGGCCACGACGTAAAACTGGCCGCCGACATGGCTGCCGAAGAGCTGATCCGCAAGGAGCTGGGCGGCACGGGCTTCCCCATTATCGGCGAGGAGCAGGGCGGTGACGGCGACCTCGTGGACGGCGATGCCTTTTACTGGATCGTCGACCCGCTCGACGGCACCCACAATTACCAGCGCGGCCTGCCGCTCTATTGCGTGAGCATCGCCCTGATGCAGGGCCTGCAGCCCGTGATCGGCGTGATCTACGACGTGGAGCACGACGAGATGTTTACCGGCGGGCCGGAGCTGCCGCTGCTGCGCAACGGCGAGCCGGTGGAGCCCCAGTGGGCGGAGTCGCGCAAAAAGGCCTCCATGTCGACCGGCTTCCCCAGCGTCTACGACCACGGCACGGAGTCGGTCCAGGCCTTTATCGCTCATGTGGGCGGCTACAAGAAGGTGCGCATGATCGGCACCGCCGCCATCGCGGTGGCGTGGGTGGCGTGCGGCCATTTCGACGTCTATTACGAGCCCTGCGTGCGCTTGTGGGACGTGGCAGCGGGCTTGGCCCTGGTCGAGGCCGCTGGCGGCGTCACCATCATCCGCCGGAGCGACACCAGCCACTTCCTCGCCTTCGACGTGTGGGCTGCCGGTCGCGACGATCTTTTGCCCGACGGCGTGAGCCTTTAGCCGCCGCTGCGATGCAATAAAAGGCGCTTTACCGCCTCCGACGCCAAGGAATGATTTATCTGATTCGCCAAGACGGGCAGCAGGAAGGCCCCTACCCAGACGAGGCCGTGCAGGGTATGTACCAGCGCGGCCAGCTGCCGGCCGGTACGCTCTACTGGAAGCAGGGCATGGCCGATTGGGCCCCCGTGCACGATCTCTTCGACGCACCTCCGCCGCTGCCCGAAGATCGTCCTCCGCCCGTGCCGGACTTGCCGGAGCCGGAGCCAAACCCCATCTACGAGCGCTCGCCGGAGCCGCAATGGCGCGCGCGCCGATCTGTCGGCCCTCGCCGCTGGGTGCGCGATGTGCCCGACATGGCCAAGGCGACCTTGATCACCCTTTCGATCATGTTCGGGCTGGGCCTGGTCATCGCAGGGTTCAACTTCGTGGCGTGGCTGCAGCTTAGCGCCGCGCGCGATCTGGAGCTGGCGCAGGGGCTGCAAAGCGTCGGGCTGTTCTTCGACCTGTTTCGCACCGTCTGCTTCCTCGTGTCGCTGACGTGCTTCCTCTTCTGGTTTTACCGCTCGCAGGTCAACCTGCGGGCCTGGGGGGCAGACGACTTGAGCGGCAGCCCGACGAGCACCGTGCTGTGGTTCTTCGTGCCCTTCGCCAACCTCTTCTTTATCTACAAGCACGTCTGCGAGCTGTGGAGGGCAAGCGGCGCGCCGCTGGACTGGCGCGACCAGCCGCTGAGCCGGATCGTGCCGTATTGGTGGATGCTGTGGGTGAGCGCCTATTTCGTCGGCGCCATGTCGGCCCAATTCATTACCAAGGTGGATCCATCGGTCGACGACCACCTGATGTTCTACCTCCTGGCGGCGCTTGCGGAACTGATCCGGGTCGGAGCCGCCTGGTTTGCCATCCAGCTCGTGAAGGGCATCACCGCCCGGCAACAGGCACTGGTGGAAGCGGAGTAAGAATTCCCGCTCCCCAGTGGGCCATTTGCTTTCGCCTTCAGGTCTACTCTTGCAGGCCGTGGAGGTTGGCCATGGAGATGCCGCTGAGCATGGAGCCGATGATGCCGAGGAAGCCTTGGTCGGTGCCGGCCAGCACGAGGTTGTCGAGGTGGGTGCGGCCGTCCTTTTGCTTGTGGGGCGCACCGTAGATGGCGCCGCCGAGGTGGCCGGTAAACTTCGTCACCGTGCGCGGGGTAAACATATCGGTCGCGAGCGTGTGGGCCGCCAGATCGACGCCGGCAGGCAGGGGCGGGAGGAAGCGTAAGGCACTCTTTTGCAGCTCCGCATACCAGTGCTGCTTGCGGGCGCGGTAGGCCGCCTCTTCCAGGCTGGTCCAGCGGCTGTAATTCGCCAGCGCGGTGACGCGCAGGAGGCCTTCGGGCAGCTCCTGGCCATCATCGTAGCGGTAGTTGTTGGGCAGGCAGATGACGCCGCTGCGCGGGTCGACTTCGTCCGCCGGGGCCTCGTAGCGGAAGCGCTCGCTGTCGTTGAAAAAGATGATCGTTTCGTCCCAGCCCAGCTCACGCGGCTGACGGTCGAGCACGGTAATGGTTTCGCAATAGCTGAGGGGCCCGATGTTGTCCTGGCCCGCGTCGGCGGGTCGGTCGTCGCAGAGGCGCTGGGTCTCGACCAAACCGGCGGTGGAAATGACGAGATCGGCCGTGAGGGTTGTGCCATCGTCCAGCTCGACGCCCGTCACGCGCTGGCCGTCGCTATGGAGCTGCCGCACGCCGCACTTCATCTTGCGTTGCCCGCCCACCTCGCGGAAGCGTTGCAAGAGGGCCCGGATGATCACGCGCACGCCGTCGAAGGGCCGCGCGAAGCCCTCCTCGAAGAGCGCCTTCCACATGATGACGAACTGATCCCAGTCCATATCGTTTTCGCGGGCGCTGCCGTAGTAGCACAGGGGGCAGAGCAGCATGTCGACCAACAGCGGGCTGAGGCCATGCTGGGCCAGCACCTCGCGCGAGGAACCGGCCTTGGCCCCGTAGTCGAACTCGTTGTGCTCCAGCACCGCCTGGCGGAGGGCGCGGAAGCGGTCGATCTCGGCGGGGAAGGCGCGGGCCACTTCGGCCTCGAGCACGGCAAAGTCGTTGGTGAAGCGGAGGTCGTGGCCGGGGAAGGCGATGCGGCTGCCCACTTGTTCGCGCAGCTCAAAGGCATCGCGCGGGATGCGGAGCTGGCGGCAGAGCTTGGCCAGCGGTGTGCCCTTGCGGCCCGGCGGCACGTAATTCGTGACCGCGTGCAGGCCTACGTCGTATTTGCGCCCATCGAGCGCGTAAAAGCTGTTCAGGCCGCCCGGGGCGTTGTGGCGCTCGACGATCAACACCCGGCGGTCATACATCGCGAGGCGGATGCCGGCGGCGAGGCCGGCCATGCCGCAGCCAATGATGATGGCGTCGTAGTGGCGGTCGGGGGTGGGGGCGGTGGTGTCGGTCGAGGCGGCCAAGGCAGTCAAAGCGGGCGTGAAGGGTTTGGTTGCAACGGTTGCAACCGCCAATCTTGCGCTTCAGTGCGTGGGGGCAAGCCGGAACCGCCGCCTACGCGCCAGCCTTAGTTCATCGTGCGCTGCAGCTCCAGCTTGGCGCCGCCCGCATCGGTGAGGGATTGGCTGAGCTTTTCTTCGATGCCGCTCAGCACGTCGCCCTTGTCGTCGCCCGACTGGTTGATCAGGGAGACCATGGCCATGGTGCCGCCGGGAGGCACGGCGAGCGAGACGCGCACGTTGGCGCCGCCGCCCTTTTTCTCCCAGATGGTGGTGGGAGGGCGCGCAGGGATGCGCTCGAAGCCCTGCTGCTTCATCACCGCCTCAAATGATTGCATGACCTTGTCGCTGGTCAGGTCGGCGTTGAGCTTTACCGGCTTGTATACACCAAACCAGGAGGCCGATACTTGGGTGGCCAGGGCGGCCAGAAGGGCAAGCAGCAAAAAGGGCTTCATCATGGATGCGGAAGGGAAGGGTGGAATCCGGCCAAGGATTACAACGCCAAAATCGACCGGAAGTAGCGCCACTACAGCGTTTTTTGAGAATTAGGGGTAGGAGAGAAAGTTAGGGGCAGTGCTGACCCCTTTCTAAGGTCGTGATCACGTTGTTCAAGCGATAAGCGCAACGAACTTACAGACTTACGGCGCAGGCGGCAAATCGGGGCACAAAAAAGCCCGGGCGGGCCGGGCGAAAAGGAAAGGGACGGTGCAGACGCCGGGTTAGGCGCCAGCGGCTTCCTTGGCGTTGAACTTGGGCGTCAGATACTCCGCGCAGCTGTCCAGGGAAGCCAGTTGGGGGTAGTCTTCTTCCGGGACTTCGATGCCGTGCTGCTTGCGCAGCTCCATCACGATGTCGAGAAAGTCCATGGAGTCGAGGTCGAGCTGGTCGCGCAAGCGCACATCGGGCTTCACCTCGCTCAGGTCCTCATCGGGGGCAATTTCGGCGATGATGTCGAGGACCACCTGTTTGCACTCTTCTTTGGTCATAATTTCTCCGACGATTATGCATCACCCCACTGCGTGCAACCTTTTTCACTTTTCGGGCGTTGATCCATGCAGGCACCCGGAAGCGTATGGAAAAATCGCTACGGGGGTTAGGGATCGGGCGGCGCCGCCGATTAAAAATGGAGTTGTTCCCGCGCCGGATACCCCATAAAAGAACTGCCACACACGCTTTGCCATGAAATCCGAGCTCTCCAACCTCTACCAGATGGACCGCCCTCGCGAACAGGAAGCGGTCGGCTCGCTGGTAAAGATCTTTGGCCCGCGCAAAGCCGCCGAGGTCTGGGCTCAAGCTTGTGAAGCCCAAGGATTTCATCAGCCGCGAGCCGAGTTGAGCCCCCCGGAATTGATGTCGGTGGCAGAGCAGTTGTGTCGTGAGGCGAGTCTGGTCGGGCTGGTCGGCCAGTCGCTGCGTATCCGCCTCATGGTTTACGATCAAGTGACCCGCCACCATCCCGCCGCGCCGTATGAAAACTGACCCTTTGCACGACGCCGACCGCCTGAGCGAGATCGCCCGCCTCGATATTTTTGCCCCCGAGGTGCGCACGATGTTGCAGGCCTATACCGAAGAGGCCGCCCTGCGGCTGGGCCTGCCCTTGGGCCTCGTGACGGTGGTGTTCAACGAGGTGCAGTATTTTGCCGCCAGCCACGGGCTCCCCGACGGCTGGATGAAGGAAGTGCAAGGCACGCCCGTCGAGTGGTCGTTCTGTCGCTTTGCCGTCGAAGGCAATTGCTCTCTCGTGATCGAAGACGCGACTCGCGACCGGCGCACGCAGAACAACCCGCTGGTGGCGATCGACCACGTGCGGTGTTACGCGGGCGCTCCTCTACGCACTAGCGCCGGCCACACGCTCGGCACCCTCTGCGTGGCCGGGGTCGACGTGCACGAATTCCAGCAGGATGATATCGAGGTCTTGCAAAGCCTGGCCCGCGAAGTCGTGGAAAAGCTCGAAGCCCGCGCCGCTAGCGAGGCCTAGGGGGAATCAAGAGAGATTTAGTAGAGGACGAGAACCCAAGGCTGGCCTTCAATGCCAAGCTGGCGGATTTTGTCCGCTTCCGCCCTCAACCTGGTGATAATAGTACGCGTATTGCAGTTTCCCATCTTAACCAGAACGACCGCTGGTGGGTAGCCATGCAGTTGAGCCCAATCGCCAAAGTCGGTATCTTTGGAAACGATGCAGAAGCCGTTTTCTTTGGCATACTTCCACACTAGGCTGTCTTGACGGCATCCAGTCCAAGTGACGCCACATGCATGGAACCGGGAAAGTCGTGCGTCAGAATTTCCGCGATTCGCGGCGCTAGGTTCTGGTCTAGCAGCAGCTTCATGCCGATGCTAGCAACTGCGTGCGTTCACGGTCCGCCGCATATTCAAGGCAGGCTAGAATGTCATCCTTTTCCAGATAAGGGAAGTCAGACAGAATTTCATCAGTTGACATGCCAGAGGCCAGATAGCTGAGAATATCGTAAACGGTAATTCGCATGCCGCGAATACAGGGGCGCCCGCCACACTTTTCAGGCTCAATGGTAATCCGTCCCCGATAATTCATGGAAGGAGCGTAGCAGGGACCTTGAAAATTGGCAAGAGTCTCCCGACCTACGGCTGCACGATCTCTTCGGGTGGGGGGCGGTTGGTTGGGGCTTGATGGTGGGGCTGGAGGTATTTGCGCTTTATCAGGCGCCAGGCGACGACGAAGAAGGCCGTCAGCGGGATGGCGAGGACCATGCCCAGCAGGCCGTTGAGCGCCACGCCCCAGAAGAAGATCGCGATGATGATCGTGAGCGGGTGGAGCCCTGTTGTTTCGCCCATGATGCGCGGAGTCAGCACGTAGCCTTCGAGCATTTGCACCGCGACGAAGATCCCGAGGGCGATGCCGACAAGCGCGATCCCGCCATCGGGCTGGAAGAACGCGGTGGGCAATACGGTGCCCAAGCCGATGATCGTGCCGAAGTAGGGGATGATGTTGAGGATCCCGGCCAGCAGGCCCAACACGAGGCCGAATTTGACGCCCGCGATGGAAAAGCCCGTGCCCATCAGCACGCCCATGATCAGGCCGATCACCAGCTGCCCGCGGAAGAACGCGACCATGCTGTTGGCAAACTCGCGCAGGAGGAAGATCGCGTCTTCGCGCCAGTCCTGCCGGATGAAGCTGAGTTGGTCGTCGAGGTCGGCCCCGGGGTCGCGGTCGGTCTTGAGGAAAAAGAAGAGGTAGACGGGAATGATCGCGATGCCCGCCAGCAGGCCGAAGATCGAGCCCAGCCACGTGCCCAGTTGGTTGACCGCCGGGAAGGTGAGGCGGGCGAGCTGCCCGGCGTAGTCGCCCAAGCTCGTGGCCAGCTTGGTCGCCAGCTCACGGTCCACATTTTCCTGCAGGAAGGCCGACACCTGCGGGTAGTGGCGGGCGAGAAAGGCGCGGGCGTTGTCGAGAATCTGCGGCAGGAAGTCTGCAAATGCCACCGTCTGCCGAATGATTTCGGGCAACACCAGCCCGATGAGGGCGGAAGTCAGCAGCAGGATCAGCAGGTAGATGATGACGATCACCGTGATGCGGCCCGCCTTGAGTCGCCTTTGCAGGCTCAGCGCGAGGGGCCGTAGCACGAGGGCGAGGATGCCG contains these protein-coding regions:
- a CDS encoding HDOD domain-containing protein encodes the protein MSIFQNLLRNTGLIKDRPVSKSSTSKEAPASQPASRIDFSQERPELDPKEGLRQITSRYNRNVGDCLPVGRSQVLERVRVLESLPSLASLTRTLQENLSDKGADLERVTSVIEKDTALTSRILRLANSAYFTQGEQLTSVFEAVARLGMTQIRNMVTTHRVLQDAQHLAPNFNWRVLWMHNVAVSMASEDLCDILGLETPPFLAAGGLVHDLGKVILSDLYPDHYLRVLTRAYETARPLVIEERSLFSTDHEEVGAVFARESGFPENLTAIIAFHRAPENGGDYAVQASVVQLANYFVKVFGLGFSGDRTFAVDHYSQLSGWKVIREQSHASNLRYIEQMDSLLKVSLDTSRSKIQRALRTWFQ
- a CDS encoding SDR family NAD(P)-dependent oxidoreductase, whose product is MAERRIVITGATKGIGRALAEGFIAAGHTVYGCGRNAEAVAELQAAHGAPHQWARVDVADPAAVAAWTEGVLAEGGPPDLLINNAAVILRKQPLWEISEEELAQLFEVNVLGVTRVMRAFLPAMIALASGIVINLSSGSGRMGIAEMAPYCASKWAIEGLSKAVAQEVPAGMAVIPLSPGTVNTEMLRTIWGRAAEDRPTPADWVATAVPYILSLSAEDNGQSLTVPA
- a CDS encoding inositol monophosphatase family protein, with the translated sequence MDLVNNLSIAEEVARKAGRLLQEGRAQLNRVKVEEGHDVKLAADMAAEELIRKELGGTGFPIIGEEQGGDGDLVDGDAFYWIVDPLDGTHNYQRGLPLYCVSIALMQGLQPVIGVIYDVEHDEMFTGGPELPLLRNGEPVEPQWAESRKKASMSTGFPSVYDHGTESVQAFIAHVGGYKKVRMIGTAAIAVAWVACGHFDVYYEPCVRLWDVAAGLALVEAAGGVTIIRRSDTSHFLAFDVWAAGRDDLLPDGVSL
- a CDS encoding DUF4328 domain-containing protein, whose product is MIYLIRQDGQQEGPYPDEAVQGMYQRGQLPAGTLYWKQGMADWAPVHDLFDAPPPLPEDRPPPVPDLPEPEPNPIYERSPEPQWRARRSVGPRRWVRDVPDMAKATLITLSIMFGLGLVIAGFNFVAWLQLSAARDLELAQGLQSVGLFFDLFRTVCFLVSLTCFLFWFYRSQVNLRAWGADDLSGSPTSTVLWFFVPFANLFFIYKHVCELWRASGAPLDWRDQPLSRIVPYWWMLWVSAYFVGAMSAQFITKVDPSVDDHLMFYLLAALAELIRVGAAWFAIQLVKGITARQQALVEAE
- a CDS encoding FAD-dependent oxidoreductase → MAASTDTTAPTPDRHYDAIIIGCGMAGLAAGIRLAMYDRRVLIVERHNAPGGLNSFYALDGRKYDVGLHAVTNYVPPGRKGTPLAKLCRQLRIPRDAFELREQVGSRIAFPGHDLRFTNDFAVLEAEVARAFPAEIDRFRALRQAVLEHNEFDYGAKAGSSREVLAQHGLSPLLVDMLLCPLCYYGSARENDMDWDQFVIMWKALFEEGFARPFDGVRVIIRALLQRFREVGGQRKMKCGVRQLHSDGQRVTGVELDDGTTLTADLVISTAGLVETQRLCDDRPADAGQDNIGPLSYCETITVLDRQPRELGWDETIIFFNDSERFRYEAPADEVDPRSGVICLPNNYRYDDGQELPEGLLRVTALANYSRWTSLEEAAYRARKQHWYAELQKSALRFLPPLPAGVDLAAHTLATDMFTPRTVTKFTGHLGGAIYGAPHKQKDGRTHLDNLVLAGTDQGFLGIIGSMLSGISMANLHGLQE
- a CDS encoding phosphopantetheine-binding protein, whose product is MTKEECKQVVLDIIAEIAPDEDLSEVKPDVRLRDQLDLDSMDFLDIVMELRKQHGIEVPEEDYPQLASLDSCAEYLTPKFNAKEAAGA
- a CDS encoding GAF domain-containing protein, with amino-acid sequence MKTDPLHDADRLSEIARLDIFAPEVRTMLQAYTEEAALRLGLPLGLVTVVFNEVQYFAASHGLPDGWMKEVQGTPVEWSFCRFAVEGNCSLVIEDATRDRRTQNNPLVAIDHVRCYAGAPLRTSAGHTLGTLCVAGVDVHEFQQDDIEVLQSLAREVVEKLEARAASEA
- a CDS encoding DUF433 domain-containing protein, whose protein sequence is MNYRGRITIEPEKCGGRPCIRGMRITVYDILSYLASGMSTDEILSDFPYLEKDDILACLEYAADRERTQLLASA
- a CDS encoding AI-2E family transporter; translation: MSSEPAIPRPPLLSPWQRRLVGIALALLAVALIATFFTGIFLLLRAFVQTFSSVLWPLAAAGILALVLRPLALSLQRRLKAGRITVIVIIYLLILLLTSALIGLVLPEIIRQTVAFADFLPQILDNARAFLARHYPQVSAFLQENVDRELATKLATSLGDYAGQLARLTFPAVNQLGTWLGSIFGLLAGIAIIPVYLFFFLKTDRDPGADLDDQLSFIRQDWREDAIFLLREFANSMVAFFRGQLVIGLIMGVLMGTGFSIAGVKFGLVLGLLAGILNIIPYFGTIIGLGTVLPTAFFQPDGGIALVGIALGIFVAVQMLEGYVLTPRIMGETTGLHPLTIIIAIFFWGVALNGLLGMVLAIPLTAFFVVAWRLIKRKYLQPHHQAPTNRPPPEEIVQP